GCCTGGCTAGAAAAAGAAGATTACACTGCGGTGGCCAATTATTTATCCCAGGCTGCCCAGCAATTGGCTGCCGCTGGCGCTGATTTTGTGGTCATGTGTGGGATTACACCGCATATCGTGTTTGAGCAAATTCAGCAGCCGGTACCGCTGCTAAGCATGGTAACGGCCAGCTGCCAACACGCGCAAAAATTAGGTCTGAAAAAACTTGGTTTACTGGGAACTGAATTCACGATGCAACACGACTTTTTTAAACGCGCCTTTCGTGACGCTGGCATTGAAGTGATCACGCCAAATTCACAGCAGCAACAATTTATTCACCATAAAATCGTAACTGAGCTGGAAAACGGAATTGTTAAACCAGCGACACGACAGGATTTTTTAGCCATTATTAAGCAATTGCAGTTCGAGCAGCAGATCGATGGCGTTGTTCTTGGTTGCACCGAATTACCTTTATTATTAAAAACAACGGATGTGGCATTACCATTGTTAGATCCGGCGGCCATCCATATTGCGGCGATCGTGGCCCAAATTTTCAGTTGACTGCAGAAAACGTAATGTTTTTCTTGATGGGCCACCACAGCCACAAAAACGGCTATAATAGAACATGATCAGTTAATAGGCGACCATACAGTATAAACTATTTTTGGACCTAAATTAGGAGGAACTTACGCAATGTCACTCATTACATTAAAATCAGCTCGCGAAATTCGTGGGATGCAAAAATCAGGTGCCGTTTTGGCGGGGATGCACCTTGGCCTACGCAAAATTATCAAGCCGGGTATTTCTAGCTGGGATATTGAAAAATTCGCGCTACGTTATTTGGCTGAAAATAACGCTAAACCAGAGGAAAAGGGTTTTGAAGGCTACGAATACGCCACTTGTGTCAGCATCAATAATGAAGTTTGTCACGGTTTTCCGCGCAAGGATGTCCTGTTGAAAGACGGCGACTTAGTTAAAGTTGATACCGTCGTTTCTGTCGATGGCTATATGTCAGATTCCTGCTGGGCCTACGCGGTCGGCGAAGTCAGTGATGAAGTCAAACATTTGATGGCAGTTACGAAAAAGGCACTTTACCTCGGAATCGATCAAGCCGTCGTCGGCAATCGCGTCGGCGATATTGGCCATGCGATCCAAACTTATGTTGAAGATGAGCAGGGTTACGGCGATGTGCGTGAATACGTAGGGCACGGCATTCAACCAACGATGCACGAATCACAAGATGTTCCCGGTTATGGTAAAGCAGGCAAAGGCTTGCGTTTACGGGCCGGCATGACGATCACCATCGAACCAATGGTTAACGTTGGTGACTGGCGCTGCGATAGCTCTGCGCCCGATGGTTGGACCGTGACCACTGAGGACGGCTCACTTAGCTGCCAATATGAACATACGTTAGTGATCACCGATGATGGTCCGAAAATTTTGACCTCACAGGATCCAGAATACGATGCTAAATATTTACTCAAATAAGTTTTAACGCACTGACGCGGTTATGTCAGTGCGTTTTTTTATTGATAGCGTGCAATCATTGTTTGTAATTGCTGCAAATAGCTGTTTTTGAGTTGTTCTGGATATTCGATAGTGACGTGCTCGCCAAAGGTGATCAGATAGTGGGTCATGTAGGCCAGTTCTTCTTGATTATAGCTGCCGGTGATATACGGGACCTGATCAATCGTTTCTAAGGTCATGTTCGGATAATTATTTTTTAAAAAGAGTTCCTTGCCGAAGGCGGTCAAGCGGCATTTAAATGGAATATCGTGATAGTGCTGTTCGTAATCTCGTTGTAACTGACTTAATTCAGCCTGAGAGTAGGCGGCGGTATGGGCATGATCAATTGCCAATTCAGTCATGTAGTCGCAGCGATACGTACCCCAATGTTTTTTCTGAAGATCGTAGGCACTGCAGAACCAAATTCCATTGCGATAAAAGAGTTCATAGATCTGTAGCTGCGTTGTTTCCGGCGTATATTGCGTATAAGTCACAGTAACGATTTTATTTTCCAAAATTGCTTGTGTGATCGATGCCAAGTTCGCCGGTGTATTGATCGGCGCCACATTATAATAATGAATCACGTCGAGTACTTTAGTGATATCAGCTTGTTGTGCCACCGGCATCGTCGCCAATAATTTTTGCCGGATCTGTGGATATGATTTCTCACAAGGGGTACTTGAGAGTGAATTCAACGCCTCTAAGGCAAAAAAGATGGCGCGGATCTCTTCTTCATTAAAATAAATCGGCGTTAATAATTTCTGACTGATCAAGTGGTAGCCACCATGCCGACCATTTTCCACGTAAAATGGTAGACCTAAAGTTTCCAGTTCGGCGATATCACGTAAAGCAGTTCGTTTGGAAATATTAAATTTGGTCATTAGATCGTGTAATTGAAAGACATGCTTAGCGCTGAGAAAAATAAGTTCTTGATTTAACCGTTCCGATTTTTTCATGGCTAACTCCTCGATTTAAAGGTGCCATGTTTTGGCGCCTTTTATATTTATACTCATTGTAACAAATGAAGAGGAGTGCTAACATGCAAACATTAATTATTAATGCACAACCAGATTTAACTAATAAAGCCCATTTTTCAACTAAGCTACAGGAAATGTTCTTGACTAAATTTGCGGCACAATTTCCAGAAAGCACAGCGACGATTTTAAATTTATACGATACACAAATTCCGCGGATCGAAGCAGCACAGTTACTCAAGGTTTGGGAGCAAGGTGCTACCTTATCATCAGAAGAAGTCGCATTAGCGCAAACCTCGACCGCATTATTAGCGCAATTTAAGGCCCATCACCGTATTGTGATCGTGTCACCGCTGCATAATTTTAACGTCACCTCACGTTTAAAAGATTATCTCGACAATATTTTGATTGCGCGGGAAACGTTTAAGTACACTGACGATGGGTCAGTCGGCTTAATGACTGATGATTATAAAGTACTGTTATTGCAAGCTAGCGGCTCAATTTACACGAATGATGATCGTTACACGTCACTGGAATTCTCGCGGTTTTATTTACAGAAGATGTTCGAAGAAATCATGGGTTTTGATCAATTCTACATTGCCCGCGCCCAAGGCACCGCTACTTTACCGGTCAAGCAAGTTCTAGCCAGTGCGGCCGCCGATCTCGATTCAGTCTTTACCCAATTTTACGCGTAAGCAAAAGGCCAAGAAAAGTGTTTTCTTGGACTTTTTAATGCATTTATTTAATTTGATACGTTGTATCCAACAGTTCAACTTTAGCGCGCAAGCCAGCGGTTAAATAGATCTGCTGATTTTTAGTCACGTAAATAGCGGCTAAATTCGGCTGTTGTGCGATCAATTTAGTACTGCTTAAGCCTTGGTAAAAGGCGATTGTCGTCCAAATATCAGCGGTCAGTGAGTCTGGGGCAATGATGGTCACGCTAGCTAAATTATTGGCGATCGGGTAGCCAGTTTGACTGTCGAACATATGATGATAATCGTGACCGTCAATTTGCAGATGACGCTCATAAATACCGGAAGTGACCACCGCCGCGGCCCCAGTGGTTAAGCGTAGGATCACATGGCCACGTTGCTGTTGTGGCGATTGAATGCCAACGCGCCACTGCTGCTGGCCAACTAATAGAATATTGCCACCGAGATCGATAATCCCTTCAGCCACGCCTCGTTGCTGCCATAATGTACGGATCGCATCGGCAATATAGCCTTTGGCGATGGCACCGAGGTCAAGTTCCATACCGGGTTGCCGCAGCCAAACGCTTTGCTGCTGATCATTTAGTACGATTTGTTGCGGATCGATCAATGGCAATTTAGCGGCAATCGCTTCTGGACTAGGTTTACGGGCATCGCTAAAACCGATGTGCCATAATTTAACTAGCGGACCGATGGCGGCATTGAAGCCTAAAGCTTGTTGACTGACCTTGACCGCTGTTTTGACCAATTGATAGGTCAACGTTGAAACTTGAACTGCGTGCCGACCGGCGGCATGATTGATCGTCATTACTTCTGACTGTGGCCGATTAACGGTCAGCACATCTTCATAATGTTGGATCAAATGGTAAGCCGCTTCAATATCAGCTACCGTTGCCGGCGCAAAAACAGTTAAGTTGATCAAGGTGCCGAGCGCAAAATAACTTTTCTTAATTGGTTGCATTGTTTATGCGTGGACGGTTTTAGCTAAGGCATTTTTAACGGCGCTCTTGATCGCGTTGCTGGAAGCTGAGGCACCAGAAACCGCATCAACATCGTAGCTATTGGCTGCAACCATTTTAGCTGGTAATTGTTCGACTGCTGCTTTGCCGACATCTTCACTTTCACTTTGTTTAACGACTTCAACTGCTTGGATCTTATCGTCAGCGTAAGTGACACGAACAACCACTTGGCCACCAATACCGGCTTCACTGACACCTAAATATTGGTTGGGGCCGACACTGATACCAGCTAATGAATCCTCACTGCTTAAATCATTGCCGCCAAGATCGACGTTAGCGGTTGTTGTTACTGGCGCAACCGTCGTTTCACCTTTGGCTTTTGCGGCATTTTCACCGGCAATTTTACCGAAGATCAAGCATTCGGCTAAGTTACTGCCACCGGCGTATTGGTTAGCGTTGGCGCCACCAAGTTCACCAGCACCGTATAAATGCGGAATTGGTTGTTGCTTTGTGTTTAAGATTTCTGCTTTTGCGTTGCGCCGTGGACCGCCTTGAGTGTTCAACATGCCGGATTCTAATTTAACAGCATAGTATGGACCAGCAGCGAAAGCCCGCATCGTTGCAGCATCACGATGCTGACTGTAGTCAACACCATTTTTGGCAAAACTATTAAATTCAGTCACGGTTTGTTGTAAAACGTCAGGGTTCAATTGCGTTTGCGCCGCTAAATCAGCCAAGCTATCTGCTTTGATCACACGACTGAAGAAATCAGGATCAGGTAATTGTTTTGCGGCCTTAAATTGATCATATTGTTTTTGATCGAAAATCAAATAAGGATGATCTTGCGCTGTTGGGATCCGCCAAGTACCGTGATCATACAAGCGACCGTGGCGGTTGGCTTCATCTTCACGGAAGTAACGACTACCATCGTCACCGACCACAAAAATACTGCCGGTGTACAGATCAGGCCAAGGCGCTAAAATTAATTTGCCTCGTTCGCCGGGATGGGTGGCAAACGTCATACCGGAAAGCAGGCCTAAACCTTCATAACTCTTCATATGCCACATGTCAGCGCCAATTTCTTCGGCCATTTTAATGCCGTCGCCTTGGTTATACAAAGTGCCGATCGGTGCCAAATGTGGGGCGCCTAAATAATCTTGGATTGCTTGCTTGTCAGTTTCAAAACCGCCGCAAGCCAAGACGACCCCGTTTTTAGCCTGTATGTTGACGCTTTGACCGTTACGCTTGATCGTGACCCCAATGATTGCTTTTGTAGTTGGATCTTGAATCAAATGTTGCGCTGGAGAAGCTAACCAAACATCGATATTTTGGTTGCGGTCAACAACGTGTTGGCGTAAGTTTTTCCATAAAGCAGCGTCGAAGAAACCTTCGTGCACGGTGGTTAGATCAAATGTATCGGCACCTTCATATTCCGGATATTCAGGCGCTAAGCCTTTAGCTACTTCGCCACGAGAACCATTTTTGTAGGTGTCGTTGTAGCTAACTGGTTCAACATCGAGGTAATCGCGGAAGTATTGGCGCATATTGACCATACCGTGAACGTAGGTCTGCAATAAGTCAGAATCTAAATCAATTGGACCGAGCATGGCTTTATAGTAAGCCAGCATTTTGTCGTAGTCGGAGCCAGTAGCAACGACTTGGCCAGCGTAGCGGACATTGCCGCCTTCGTGACCTTCTGGAGCGGCATCGGTCAATAAGACTTTCGCACCGTTATCAGCGGCAAAGCGGGCGGCAGTTGCACCAGCAGCACCGAAACCAATAACGATGACATCATAGGCACCATTCCAAGTTGTTTTTGCAGCCAATTTTGGGGCTTCCTTTCGATATGTGTGATTGATCACACGAGCAAAATCAAGATAATGCGTGAAACATTCTTCTAAAAAGCTGATCGTTTGGGCGTCTTTTAACTGTTGGTCGCCGTCAAAGGCTTCCTTAACGTGACCCAGTAAGAATTCATTGCCAGGTAAGACGATCGCACCGACACCAGGTGAATCTAAAATTTGACGCAAATGTTGCTGCGCCCGTGAAGTGCCTTGAGGACCATACGAGGCACCGACGATCATGACTGGTTTATGGGTCAGTGGGTGCACCTTGCAAGACAGCCACTCGATCGCACTTTTAAGGGCTGCTGGAATAGAATGATCATATTCCGGAGTGGCGATGATCACGCCATCAGCAGCGTCAATTTTTGCGGCTAATTGAGCCACGCTGCCAGGTGTTGGCGTGACGATATTTTCATTGAATAATGGTAATTGATTAATTTCACAAATTTCGATCGCGTGCTGCGCACCGAAGTGTTTTTGCATGTATTGGAGCAAAATACGATTGGTTGAATAGTCCGCATTTGTACCAACGATACCAATAAATTTCATTGAATAACCCTCTTTGATAGTGATTTTTGAGCCAAAGATTTCTGATGTTATGGACGCTGACCTTACTGGTGGCGGCAATCACGCTTATCAAAAACATGGCTTTGTAATATATTCTATAAACGATATAACGTGTTTTCATGCACGGAAAGTAATATCTTTTTTGAAGATCATTAGGATTAAATTAACCTTCATTTTCTATACTAGTCCATTTCAATAAATTGTGAAATAATTATTTTGTGTTAAAGTTATGCTATTTTTGGCATATAATGAATTTATCTAGTGGAATGAGGTGAACGGGCATGACACCATTAGCAAAAGATAAACAGTTTATCGCGATTTTAGAGATGGTGGCTAAATTGGGTAATATTACTGCAGCCGCTGAGGCATTATTTATGACTCAACCAGCCGTCAGCAAAATTATTCAGCAACGGGAAAATCATTTGGAAACGCGCTTGATCGAACGGCGCCATCATCCACTGCAATTGACTTATGCGGGCGAATATTATTTACAACGACTACAGCATATTACTGCTCAATATGATTCACTGTATCATGGCCTGGCCACGCTAAATGAAGCAGGGCACGGGCGTTTGACGATCGGTGTGACCCAGTCATTAGGGGCGCAGATCTTGCCCCAACTATTACCGCAGTACCACGCTACTTACCCCAATGTGGAGTTGCGTTTGGTCGAATATCCTAGCAGTGAAGTAGAAAATGAACTGGCTAATGACAATTTAGATTTATATATCGGCGTTTTACCAGTGGATAATCATAAAATTCACTATCAATTGTTTGAGCGCGAGCCGATTTATTTGCTGGTACCACCTAGCCACCCGGCATACCGTAAGCCCACCAAGGCAGTGACGGTGATCAATGATTGCCGCGATTTAATTGACCGGCAGCCATTAATTTTGGAAAACGAAAATTCAGGCTTTCAACGTTTGATCGCAGAATATTTAGCCAAAAATAATATTGATCCACAAATCGTTTTACGCACGGCCAGTTTGGATACGGGGATCAAATTGGTGCAGCACAACTTCACTGCCGCAACGTTTGTACCGTACTCGGTTTGGCAGAGTCATCCAGCAACAGCAGCATTAGCAACTTATCAATTAGCGACCACGGAGTTACAAAGCGAAACAGTGATCGCTTATAAACGTGACCGCCTGCTGACGAAGCAGGAAAAGGCATTTATCGATTTGGCAGTGGCAGTTGGGCGAGGAGTTTAGCAAATTTATAGTGTGGTGTATTTCGCATGATTTGCTGAAAGTAACGTTGATATTTAAATTATGCGTATCTCTAGCTATGCATAATTGTAATAGATAACCATAACAAATAAGTATGTTGTTGGGTCAAAGTTGTGGCTTACAATATATGTATAAATGTTATTTAACTACAGAAGGAGAAATGTTTATGCCTGAAACTAAAGTAGCAGCGCTGGAAGCAACTTGATCTGATTTCAAAACTTTTCATCATACTATAATCAAAAGAAGAGCATTACGACCAGATGATGTGGCAATTGACATTAAATATTGTGGAATTTGTCACTCAGATATCTCAATCGTTGAAGGAATTGATAGTATCTTTAAGCGCCCAATTGTGCCAGGGCACGAAATATCGGGAATCGTTAGTGCTATTGGCCAAAACGTTCATAAGTTTAATGTTGGCGATCGAGTAGGTGTAGGTTGTTTTGTTGATTCGTGCGGCAAATGTAAATATTGCCAAGCCGGCGAAGAACAATTCTGTGAAAAGGGCGTTATTTCTGTATTTGTTGGCGATGATTATGCTGGTAATCAATCAGAAGGCGGCTACTCTCAATCTATCATTGTTAAAGATCGCTTTGTTTTATCAATTCCCGATAAGCTAGATTTAGCTGAAGCTAGCCCGTTACTTTGTGCTGGTATCACAACATATAATCCTTTAAAACGTTATGGTATAAAGAAAGGATCTAAAGTGGCGATTGTTGGTTTAGGCGGATTAGGTCATATCGCTACCCAGTTTGCTAATAAGATGGGTGCGGAGGTTACAGTGATTGGACACTCAGAATCAAAAGCCAACGAAGCAAAAGAATTTGGCGCTAAAGCGTATGAGATACTAAAAACGCCAGAAGATTTCACTCGCTTGGATGGTCAATTTGATTTTCTTCTTAGTACAGTTGCGGTTAAGCTAGACTGGAATGAGTATTTTAAATTATTGAGCGTTAAAGGCATTGCTTGCAGTGTTGGCTTGCCTATCGAAAACCAAGAATTTAGTTTACAAGCGATGTTTAATCGGCAGAATACGTTAATCGTATCGAATGTTGGCGGGATCGCGTTGACGCAAGAAATGTTAAATTTTGCAGCGGAAAATGATGTTCATCCTAAAATAGAAATGATCGGTATTGATGATGTACCAGCCGCATATGAACGCATTCTGAATAGTGATGTTCACTATCGGTTCGTTATAGATATGAGTACTTTGAAGAAATGATGTGGGTCAGTTTGCTAACAGATGTTTGTCGATTTTAAAGTCACTGTGTGAACGGAAAAATTAGCGTAAAAATAACGGTGCAGCAGAATCTAATTAGATTTTACGGTTCTATACTTTTTCCTGTTGATAGCTTACTTAACATGGTAATCTATTAGCAGGATTTTTTAGTGCAAAATAAAAAAGGCCCATAAGCCTCGCACCTAAAAAATCCACCCACTACAGCATCATTTTTAAAGGACGTGAAAACTTATGGACCCTGTAGATAATAATATAAAATTTGCGCTCAGTATTAAAGACCCAAATGTAGTTTTTTACAAATATAACTATCAAGTGATTAAAGCTAAGCGCGCAAAAGTATATATAGCCACGGTTAAGTTCGACCAGAAACATTGCGCTAACTGTGGCTTTTGCGAGCTAAGTCATAATGGACACTACGTATCACGCGTGACCTATCTGGCAGCGAATGCGAGTGAACCAGTTTATTTAGAACTCCATAAAGAACGCGTCATTTGTCGTAATTGTAAAGCGTCGTTTATGGCTACTTCTGATGTGGTAGACAAGTACTGTTGTATCTCCCGAGCCACGCGTCAGAAAGTGTTTATGAGTCTACAAGACGACCGCACTCAAGCTAGCATTGCGATCGATGCCGGCATATCAGCTAGCACTGTCTGTCGTTACTTAGACAACTATGATGACTTATTTCGCAGAAATCTTAACTATCTACCGGTTCATCTCGCCATGGATGAATTTAGAGGAATTGGTGGTCGGCTCCATTTCATCTGTATTAATGGCGCTGGTGAGCATGAAATTCAACAAATTCTGCCAGACCGATTCAAGCAAAGTATTACTGATTATTTTAAACAATTTCCAGCAAGTGTTCGAGCACGTGTCAAAACAGTTACCGTAGATCTAAATAGTTACTATCAAGACATTGCCAAGGCAATGTTTCCGCAGGCAAAAATTGTGATCGACCGCTTTCACATCGTTGCAATGATGACTCGGGCTTTTAATCAAACTCGGGTGCAAACCATGAAAAAGTACAATAAAAGATCCTATGAATATCGCACGTTAAAGTTCGCCTGGCGGCTTTATTTGAAGTATGCCGGAAATCTAGATGAGGAACATGTCTTTTATGACCGACACCTGCGAAAACAACTCACACAACTAGAACGTGTAGAACAAGGACTGACAATTAACGAAGAACTTAAAGCATCGTACGAGTCGATGCAAAGCATCATGGAAAACCTTAAGAATCAAGACAAAGACAAGCTTGTGGAAGATCTATATACAAATCAAAATATAAGTCCCTACATGAAAGCAGTGTTTCAAACGTTCAAAAAGAACTTAGTGGTTGTACTCAACGCCAGTGAATCGGACTATACGAATGGCCCAGTCGAAGGCATGAATCGAATGATTAAACAAATTCAACGTACAGCATTTGGATTCCGTAATTACCATCATATGATTTCACGTATTAAGTTACGGCAAATGAGAACAAAACCAATGAAAAAACAGAGTTGAAAGTCGCATGACTTTCAACTCTGTAAAAGCTATTCATCAACAGGATTTGACAAAGAGCCGATTTTACCGCACCGTTATTTTTATACATAAGCATTTCAGTAACATTATTGTCGCTACTTTATTTAAGCACCCATTTCCCAATGCCCTAAATTACTGGCAGCAAGGGTTTCAAAATAGGCGAGTAATTCAATAGCAGCGTGCCGATCAACGCGAGCAAGCGCGTTAAATCCCGTACCCGTAGGCACAACGTTGGACATGCTGGTGATTTGATTGCCGTTTTCGATCGTGACTTGAGCGAAAGTGGCAGACCAATTGGTGCCCATGTTTTGCGCGAAAACAAAAAACAAATTAAAATCATCGCTGAGATAAGCAGGCATGGCCCACGCTTCTGCGTCCATCGGTTCAGGCACGACGTTATCGTGGAAAACCAATAACGGTGCAGTTTTGGCTGTAATTGGTTGCTTTAAAATAAAAATAGCATTTTCAAATTCAGGACTACCAGGTTCTGCGCTAAGATTCACGCGGGATCACTTACTTTCATTGAGGTTAAAGGCATTTGGCACGTTGTCTAAGAGAAATTATTTAGATAAAATGCGTATTTAGTCTTGATCTGCTTGATGGGTTCATCCATCACGTGCTCATAGCCCTTATCGTCGACCAAAAAATGTTGATGGACGATAGCCGACAAATGGTGCCGCAAAACAGCATTCGCAACCGGAATTGGCGTTGTATGGATATCAAAATGATTTAGATAGCCCGGCGTCAAGACCTTGGCAAAGTCATTAAAGGTATCAGCGAAGACTTGTGCATAAGCTTTATCGGCATACTTCAATTCGATCTCTTCCAATTTCGTATAATAAACGCGGTCTTCTAATTTTTTCTCATTTTTAATGATGTGCTGGGCATCATATTCATGAGTCAAATAAGCATCCCAGTCACGGAATGCATAGGCCGACAGACGGTCGACGAATTGCTGTCCTTCAGGGGATAAATTCTTGCGGTGCAGTTCATGCGAATCACTAATAAAGTAGGGGTGCGCTAAACGTTGAATTACAAAATCGTAAAAAGTTGCTGGTTCGATCGCGCGCACACTATCAGGATCATATAAAGGTCCCTTACCAGGCTTTTCAGGTAGTTTACGCAAGGCCTGCCGTGTCTGGTCAACCGCAAAGATCAAGTCTTCAATATCAGTATTATTTGGATCAGGGTCACGACTGATAACTTGTAAAATTTGCGTATACAAACGGATCAGGTCATTACACTCAGTCTTTTGATTCGTAAAAACGGCTTTTTGTGCCTCATACTTACGTGTTTCTTGTTCTAATTCTTCTTCCAGTGCCACTGCTAAGCGTTCAATTTTGACAGGCAGTACTGGTTGATCAAAGGATTCTTCCGCGACTGTGTGTACCGCTTGGCGCAATTGCGGCCGCATTTCGATAAAATCGGGATAATCAAATACGTTAGGAAAATCTTCCTTTGGTTTAGCTGACTTAGCTGATTTTTCCTGATTACCAGTTAATGCAGCGTGATCAATGTGAAAATGTGCCATGATGGGTTCACCTATCTTTCTCCGTAAAAACTATATCCACTATAAGCGTTTTCTACACAAAAGTGAATGGGTGAAATGCCTAATTAAAAATGATTTAAACGTCCAAATAGATTCAATAATATGACAATAAGAACAGCAAGATTGCCTAAGCAAGATACCATAATGATACCAAAACGCAGCGTAAAAATTTTATAACCACCGTGTACGTAGTCACGACGCTGGCGTCGGCCGCGATAGGCTAGGGCTGTCATGAAAGTAACAATTGTTAAAACCGCTTGCAAAAAGACGCCGATAAATACAGGATAAATCTGTCCAGTTAGAAAAGCGTAATTGACTAGTGTTAAAATACCAGTAATAATGGCTAATAAAGACATTAGGTCACCTCTAATACGTATTCTAACAAATTTACACCGCGCGTTTTATAATCAAGTTAGCCAAATACTTTTAGCTAATTGATAAAATAAAAAACACCCAGACAAATCTCTGTTATCATTGATGTTCCTACACAAACAATGAAAGAGGTTATTGTCTTGATGCAAGAACAGAATACCACAGTCAGAAAAAAAGGTCAGCACCTAACTTCGTTTGAACGAGGCAGAATTGCTACGCTGCACAGCCAAGGCTATTCCAATCGTGCAATTGCCAGAGCGCTTAATGTTTGTCATCAAACAATCAATAATGAATTGTGCCGCGGCGAGATCGACCAAGTAAAAAAAGTGAATAGTCAACGCCAATATTACGCTGTATACTCACCAGAAACAGCACAAGCTAAGTACGAAG
This is a stretch of genomic DNA from Loigolactobacillus coryniformis subsp. coryniformis KCTC 3167 = DSM 20001. It encodes these proteins:
- a CDS encoding NAD(P)H-dependent oxidoreductase; protein product: MKFIGIVGTNADYSTNRILLQYMQKHFGAQHAIEICEINQLPLFNENIVTPTPGSVAQLAAKIDAADGVIIATPEYDHSIPAALKSAIEWLSCKVHPLTHKPVMIVGASYGPQGTSRAQQHLRQILDSPGVGAIVLPGNEFLLGHVKEAFDGDQQLKDAQTISFLEECFTHYLDFARVINHTYRKEAPKLAAKTTWNGAYDVIVIGFGAAGATAARFAADNGAKVLLTDAAPEGHEGGNVRYAGQVVATGSDYDKMLAYYKAMLGPIDLDSDLLQTYVHGMVNMRQYFRDYLDVEPVSYNDTYKNGSRGEVAKGLAPEYPEYEGADTFDLTTVHEGFFDAALWKNLRQHVVDRNQNIDVWLASPAQHLIQDPTTKAIIGVTIKRNGQSVNIQAKNGVVLACGGFETDKQAIQDYLGAPHLAPIGTLYNQGDGIKMAEEIGADMWHMKSYEGLGLLSGMTFATHPGERGKLILAPWPDLYTGSIFVVGDDGSRYFREDEANRHGRLYDHGTWRIPTAQDHPYLIFDQKQYDQFKAAKQLPDPDFFSRVIKADSLADLAAQTQLNPDVLQQTVTEFNSFAKNGVDYSQHRDAATMRAFAAGPYYAVKLESGMLNTQGGPRRNAKAEILNTKQQPIPHLYGAGELGGANANQYAGGSNLAECLIFGKIAGENAAKAKGETTVAPVTTTANVDLGGNDLSSEDSLAGISVGPNQYLGVSEAGIGGQVVVRVTYADDKIQAVEVVKQSESEDVGKAAVEQLPAKMVAANSYDVDAVSGASASSNAIKSAVKNALAKTVHA
- a CDS encoding aspartate/glutamate racemase family protein, which translates into the protein MKDREQMQKVGIIGGLGPEATMMYYRAIISQFQQHQGNQTTLPELMINSVNMYQMFAWLEKEDYTAVANYLSQAAQQLAAAGADFVVMCGITPHIVFEQIQQPVPLLSMVTASCQHAQKLGLKKLGLLGTEFTMQHDFFKRAFRDAGIEVITPNSQQQQFIHHKIVTELENGIVKPATRQDFLAIIKQLQFEQQIDGVVLGCTELPLLLKTTDVALPLLDPAAIHIAAIVAQIFS
- a CDS encoding FAD:protein FMN transferase yields the protein MQPIKKSYFALGTLINLTVFAPATVADIEAAYHLIQHYEDVLTVNRPQSEVMTINHAAGRHAVQVSTLTYQLVKTAVKVSQQALGFNAAIGPLVKLWHIGFSDARKPSPEAIAAKLPLIDPQQIVLNDQQQSVWLRQPGMELDLGAIAKGYIADAIRTLWQQRGVAEGIIDLGGNILLVGQQQWRVGIQSPQQQRGHVILRLTTGAAAVVTSGIYERHLQIDGHDYHHMFDSQTGYPIANNLASVTIIAPDSLTADIWTTIAFYQGLSSTKLIAQQPNLAAIYVTKNQQIYLTAGLRAKVELLDTTYQIK
- a CDS encoding helix-turn-helix transcriptional regulator, whose product is MKKSERLNQELIFLSAKHVFQLHDLMTKFNISKRTALRDIAELETLGLPFYVENGRHGGYHLISQKLLTPIYFNEEEIRAIFFALEALNSLSSTPCEKSYPQIRQKLLATMPVAQQADITKVLDVIHYYNVAPINTPANLASITQAILENKIVTVTYTQYTPETTQLQIYELFYRNGIWFCSAYDLQKKHWGTYRCDYMTELAIDHAHTAAYSQAELSQLQRDYEQHYHDIPFKCRLTAFGKELFLKNNYPNMTLETIDQVPYITGSYNQEELAYMTHYLITFGEHVTIEYPEQLKNSYLQQLQTMIARYQ
- a CDS encoding LysR family transcriptional regulator, with protein sequence MTPLAKDKQFIAILEMVAKLGNITAAAEALFMTQPAVSKIIQQRENHLETRLIERRHHPLQLTYAGEYYLQRLQHITAQYDSLYHGLATLNEAGHGRLTIGVTQSLGAQILPQLLPQYHATYPNVELRLVEYPSSEVENELANDNLDLYIGVLPVDNHKIHYQLFEREPIYLLVPPSHPAYRKPTKAVTVINDCRDLIDRQPLILENENSGFQRLIAEYLAKNNIDPQIVLRTASLDTGIKLVQHNFTAATFVPYSVWQSHPATAALATYQLATTELQSETVIAYKRDRLLTKQEKAFIDLAVAVGRGV
- the map gene encoding type I methionyl aminopeptidase, which codes for MSLITLKSAREIRGMQKSGAVLAGMHLGLRKIIKPGISSWDIEKFALRYLAENNAKPEEKGFEGYEYATCVSINNEVCHGFPRKDVLLKDGDLVKVDTVVSVDGYMSDSCWAYAVGEVSDEVKHLMAVTKKALYLGIDQAVVGNRVGDIGHAIQTYVEDEQGYGDVREYVGHGIQPTMHESQDVPGYGKAGKGLRLRAGMTITIEPMVNVGDWRCDSSAPDGWTVTTEDGSLSCQYEHTLVITDDGPKILTSQDPEYDAKYLLK
- a CDS encoding FMN-dependent NADH-azoreductase, with product MQTLIINAQPDLTNKAHFSTKLQEMFLTKFAAQFPESTATILNLYDTQIPRIEAAQLLKVWEQGATLSSEEVALAQTSTALLAQFKAHHRIVIVSPLHNFNVTSRLKDYLDNILIARETFKYTDDGSVGLMTDDYKVLLLQASGSIYTNDDRYTSLEFSRFYLQKMFEEIMGFDQFYIARAQGTATLPVKQVLASAAADLDSVFTQFYA